A genome region from Sphingobacteriaceae bacterium GW460-11-11-14-LB5 includes the following:
- a CDS encoding threonine--tRNA ligase, which translates to MINITLPDGSVRQYEKGTSAHQIALSISEGLARNVLAAEVNGEVWDSTRPIESDSSVKLLTWNDTAGKSTFWHSSAHLMAEALEALYPGTKFGIGPAIETGFYYDVDFGDREFSSDDFKAIETKMIELAKQKETFVRESVSKADAVKYFTEKGDEYKLDLIDGLEDGKITFYTQGSFTDLCRGPHIPNTGFVKAVKLMNVAGAYWRGDETKKQLTRIYGVTFPKASELTEYLLMIEEAKKRDHRKLGKELELFAFSEKVGMGLPLWLPKGTALRERLVNFLTKAQAKAGYEQVVTPHIGHKNLYVTSGHWEKYGKDSFQPIKTPQEGEEFFLKPMNCPHHCEIYKTKPRSYKDLPVRFAEFGTVYRYEQSGELHGLTRVRGFTQDDAHLFCMPEQVKEEFKKVIDLVLYVFKSLGFDNYTAQVSLRDPENKSKYIGSDENWRLSENAIIEAAAEKGLNTVVEYGEAAFYGPKLDFMVKDALGRKWQLGTIQVDYNLPERFELEYTGSDNQKHRPVMIHRAPFGSLERFIAVLIEHCAGNFPLWLSPEQFIVLPISEKYEEYAKKVLDELNNSDIRGLIDFRDEKIGRKIRDSEVKKIPYMLIIGDKEMAEGKVSVRKHGEGDLGEMTLEEFNNLLRKEITV; encoded by the coding sequence ATGATTAACATTACTTTACCTGACGGTTCTGTCCGTCAGTATGAAAAGGGCACTTCTGCCCACCAAATTGCATTGTCAATTTCTGAGGGTTTAGCCCGTAACGTATTAGCCGCAGAGGTTAATGGCGAAGTTTGGGATTCAACAAGACCAATCGAATCTGATTCATCAGTGAAATTATTGACCTGGAATGATACTGCCGGAAAATCGACTTTTTGGCACTCATCAGCTCACTTAATGGCTGAGGCTTTAGAAGCACTTTATCCGGGTACCAAATTTGGTATCGGTCCGGCTATCGAAACTGGCTTTTATTATGATGTAGACTTTGGCGACCGCGAATTTTCTTCGGACGATTTCAAAGCCATCGAAACCAAAATGATCGAGCTGGCTAAACAGAAGGAAACTTTTGTACGCGAAAGTGTTAGCAAAGCTGATGCGGTAAAATATTTCACCGAAAAAGGCGATGAGTATAAATTAGATCTAATTGATGGCCTGGAGGATGGTAAAATTACTTTCTATACCCAGGGTTCATTTACCGATTTATGCCGTGGTCCGCATATTCCAAATACTGGTTTTGTAAAAGCAGTAAAACTGATGAATGTGGCTGGTGCTTACTGGCGTGGCGATGAAACTAAAAAACAGTTAACCCGTATTTATGGTGTAACTTTTCCTAAGGCTAGCGAGCTTACCGAATATCTTTTAATGATTGAGGAAGCAAAAAAACGCGATCACCGTAAATTAGGAAAAGAATTAGAGCTGTTTGCTTTCTCAGAAAAAGTAGGCATGGGCTTGCCATTATGGTTACCTAAAGGAACTGCTTTGCGCGAACGTTTGGTCAACTTTTTAACTAAAGCACAGGCTAAAGCAGGTTACGAACAAGTAGTAACGCCGCATATCGGTCATAAAAATTTATATGTAACCTCAGGTCACTGGGAGAAATACGGTAAAGATTCGTTCCAGCCGATTAAAACCCCGCAGGAAGGAGAGGAGTTCTTCTTAAAACCGATGAACTGCCCGCACCACTGTGAGATTTACAAAACAAAACCACGTTCTTACAAAGATCTTCCGGTTCGTTTTGCAGAGTTTGGTACAGTTTATCGCTATGAGCAAAGCGGCGAATTACATGGTTTAACCCGTGTACGTGGCTTTACTCAAGATGATGCTCACTTATTCTGTATGCCAGAGCAGGTGAAAGAAGAGTTTAAAAAAGTAATTGATTTAGTGCTTTACGTATTTAAATCATTGGGTTTTGATAACTATACTGCTCAGGTTTCATTAAGAGATCCGGAAAACAAATCGAAGTACATTGGTTCTGACGAAAACTGGAGACTATCTGAGAATGCTATTATTGAAGCAGCTGCAGAAAAAGGCTTAAATACCGTTGTAGAATATGGCGAAGCCGCTTTCTATGGTCCTAAGCTCGATTTTATGGTGAAAGATGCTTTAGGTCGGAAATGGCAGCTGGGTACCATCCAGGTTGATTACAACTTACCAGAGCGTTTCGAATTGGAATATACCGGTAGCGATAACCAAAAGCACAGACCAGTAATGATTCACCGTGCGCCATTTGGTTCATTGGAAAGATTTATTGCAGTTTTGATCGAACATTGTGCCGGAAATTTCCCATTATGGTTAAGTCCGGAGCAATTTATTGTTCTTCCTATTTCAGAAAAATATGAAGAATATGCAAAAAAAGTTTTAGATGAACTAAATAATTCCGATATTCGCGGGCTGATTGACTTTCGTGATGAGAAAATCGGTCGCAAAATACGCGATTCGGAAGTTAAAAAGATCCCATACATGCTCATTATCGGTGATAAAGAAATGGCAGAAGGAAAAGTTTCTGTCCGTAAACATGGTGAGGGAGATTTAGGCGAAATGACGTTGGAAGAGTTCAACAATTTATTAAGAAAAGAAATAACAGTTTAA
- a CDS encoding translation initiation factor IF-3, with product MALGRPGFNRGPRPPFKKKEAEHNINQYIKSPEVRLAGDNVEPGIYPLAKALALADELELDLVEISPNAVPPVCRIIDYSKFVYEQKKKQKEIKANAKQTVIKEIRFGPNTNDHDFQFKLKHAVSFLENGEKVRAYVHFKGRAIVYKEQGEILLLKFAQALEDVGKVELLPKLEGKRMFLTVAPKVAKK from the coding sequence TTGGCATTAGGAAGACCAGGATTTAACAGGGGACCACGTCCACCTTTTAAGAAAAAAGAAGCAGAGCATAACATTAATCAGTATATTAAATCGCCCGAAGTGCGTTTAGCTGGCGATAATGTTGAACCGGGGATTTATCCTTTGGCAAAAGCTTTGGCACTTGCTGATGAACTGGAATTGGATTTGGTAGAAATATCTCCAAATGCCGTACCACCAGTTTGTAGAATTATTGATTATAGTAAATTTGTTTACGAGCAAAAGAAAAAGCAGAAAGAAATTAAAGCTAATGCGAAACAAACTGTAATTAAGGAGATCCGTTTTGGTCCTAACACCAACGATCACGATTTCCAGTTTAAATTGAAACATGCAGTAAGCTTTTTAGAGAACGGTGAAAAAGTTAGGGCTTACGTGCATTTTAAAGGTAGAGCAATTGTTTACAAAGAGCAGGGAGAGATTTTATTGTTAAAATTTGCCCAGGCTTTAGAAGATGTAGGAAAAGTAGAGTTATTACCTAAGTTAGAAGGTAAACGTATGTTCCTGACAGTTGCGCCTAAAGTAGCAAAAAAATAA
- a CDS encoding 50S ribosomal protein L35, with the protein MPKMKTNSSAKKRFSLTGTGKIKRNNAYKSHILTKMSTKRKRALGQASIVSDADMGNVKRMLCIGK; encoded by the coding sequence ATGCCAAAAATGAAAACCAATTCCAGTGCTAAAAAGCGTTTTTCGCTTACTGGAACAGGTAAAATCAAAAGAAACAACGCATACAAAAGTCACATCTTAACCAAGATGAGTACTAAACGTAAACGTGCCTTAGGTCAAGCAAGTATCGTATCTGATGCTGATATGGGTAACGTTAAACGTATGCTTTGTATCGGAAAGTAA
- a CDS encoding 50S ribosomal protein L20, which produces MPRSVNAVASRRRRKKILNLAKGYWGARSKVYTVAKNTVEKGLQYAYRDRKVKKREFRGLWIQRINAGARQHGISYSQLIGKLASKEIGLNRKVLADLAMNHPEAFKAVIDAVK; this is translated from the coding sequence ATGCCACGTTCGGTAAACGCAGTAGCTTCGAGAAGAAGAAGAAAAAAAATCCTTAATCTAGCCAAAGGCTATTGGGGAGCAAGAAGTAAGGTTTATACTGTTGCTAAAAACACAGTAGAAAAAGGTTTGCAATATGCATACCGTGACCGTAAAGTTAAGAAAAGAGAATTCCGCGGATTATGGATCCAACGTATTAATGCAGGTGCTCGTCAGCACGGTATTTCTTACTCTCAATTAATTGGTAAACTAGCTTCTAAAGAAATCGGTTTAAACCGTAAAGTATTGGCTGATTTAGCAATGAATCACCCAGAAGCTTTCAAAGCTGTAATTGATGCAGTAAAATAG